The following proteins come from a genomic window of Aspergillus oryzae RIB40 DNA, chromosome 4:
- a CDS encoding putative choline transport protein (amino acid transporters): MSKQDLKPNHDLSTPSIELANGQVAVTGLPNAPMKQNFSILSIIAVGYNISNSWVAIAASFAIAIQSGGAVTLLYGIILVAAIMLCTGLTLAELASVYPTAGGQYHFTSILATSRWSRSLSYSSGLAAVFSWITLSASIALSSANVLMAIIIRWRPEYQPETWHYFLVYQAMNAVMVLYNIFLTNKTLWVYNLGFVLSISTFLAITITCPARSSIQLDSSHVWTQFANGSGGWPDGISFLTGLSTPQFMLSGLDATLHLAEECLQPERIVPKAVIVTVIVGFLTAFPFSVAIIYSYKDVELSLTTPTGFPIYFIWEKATHSPVAATIFMACMLTVSCIALNAVHQTSSRLTWSFARDEALFYSNKLASVSPTLGVPVYAILLDGLWVLLLGVVYVASSNAFNAFISTTVVVAQISYAIPSALLLYRRRSTDYLPSSRPFKLINSVGYIVNIVTIVWALVLTVFFSFPTVLPATGGNMNYTSVVLVAMLVLGIVNWFAYARKHYHGPRLEL, from the exons ATGAGCAAACAAGACCTCAAACCGAATCATGACCTCTCCACTCCCTCTATCGAACTTGCCAACGGCCAAGTCGCCGTAACAGGCCTCCCCAATGCGCCGATGAAGCAAAACTTCAGCATACTCAGCATCATTGCGGTAGGTTACAATATCTCCAACAGCTGGGTTGCCATCGCGGCCAGTttcgccatcgccatccagtCCGGCGGAGCTGTGACCTTGCTGTATGGAATCATTCTCGTTGCCGCTATTATGCTCTGTACAGGACTGACGCTTGCTGAACTTGCAAGTGTCTACCCCACTGCAGGTGGACAATATCATTTCACCTCGATCCTAGCTACGAGCCGCTGGAGCCGCAGTTTATCATACTCTAGTGGGCTGGCAGCTGTGTTCTCATGGATTACGCTGAGTGCATCCATTGCATTGTCCTCGGCTAATGTGCTCATGGCCATTATAATCCGGTGGCGGCCGGAATATCAACCTGAAACTTGGCATTATTTTCTCGTGTATCAAGCGATGAATGCTGTCATGGTTCTTTATAATATATTCCTCACGAACAAAACATTGTGGGTCTATAACCTtggtt TCGttctttccatatccacatTTCTTGCCATAACAATCACCTGTCCTGCTCGCTCCTCTATCCAACTTGACTCCTCACATGTCTGGACACAATTCGCCAACGGCTCCGGCGGGTGGCCAGACGGCATTTCCTTCTTGACGGGCCTCTCAACACCTCAGTTCATGCTTTCTGGTCTTGATGCAACGCTTCATCTCGCcgaagaatgtcttcaaccCGAACGAATTGTCCCCAAAGCAGTCATTGTCACTGTTATCGTGGGGTTCCTGACCGCATTTCCCTTCTCAGTCGCCATAATCTACAGTTACAAGGATGTCGAGCTCTCCCTCACAACACCAACCGG CTTCCCAATCTACTTTATATGGGAAAAGGCCACCCACTCCCCAGTAGCAGCTACGATTTTCATGGCCTGCATGTTAACCGTATCATGCATAGCCCTAAACGCAGTGCACCAGACATCATCCCGACTAACATGGTCTTTCGCTCGAGACGAAGCGCTCTTCTACTCGAATAAGTTGGCCTCTGTGAGCCCGACGCTCGGGGTGCCTGTATACGCGATCCTGCTGGATGGACTGTGGGTTTTGTTACTGGGAGTTGTCTATGTTGCTTCCTCCAACG CATTCAACGCCTTCATAAGTACAACTGTTGTCGTCGCACAAATATCCTACGCCATCCCCTCCGCACTCCTCCTATATCGTCGTCGATCCACGGATTACCTCCCTTCATCGAGACCATTCAAACTAATAAATTCGGTTGGGTACATTGTCAACATAGTAACGATTGTGTGGGCTCTTGTGTTGActgtctttttctcctttccaacTGTGCTGCCAGCTACAGGTGGAAATATGA ACTACACTTCCGTGGTGCTAGTCGCAATGTTAGTTCTTGGGATTGTGAACTGGTTCGCATATGCAAGGAAGCATTATCATGGGCCAAGATTAGAACTATGA
- a CDS encoding MDR family MFS transporter (predicted transporter (major facilitator superfamily)), with protein MHSTARQYDSLEGMSRTEPDVEPALPHEEQPLLSSEDIWKPPKGFLWIQIAIMSNVFLSGFDGTITASTYAVISSEFNAANTASWLTTSYLITSTAFQPLYGRFSDIFGRRASFFTATITFMVGCIGCGIAKDIIFLNLMRALTGIGGGGLMTMATIVNSDLIPFRRRGMYQALQNVMHGFGSICGASFGGSIVDSIGWRWCFLMQAPVGLLALITGHLVIHLPRKTDLIEPGQGLRAIWQRIDLSGACVLILGLSSQLVGLSLGGNDLPWSNIWVISSLVSSVILLGAFVVIETKTSAIPLIPPRMLRGLLPIATQVSNVCVGMAAYAFLFTLPLLFQVILLDSAAKAGARLAIPSLATPVGGVISGIVMSRWGKLAQLVRVGALLMCIGNLLVMSLQFNDAGWKYFTYVIPASLGQGIVYPGILFTFLAAFDHSDHAVSASTVYLVRSLGTVWGVAITSTIVQNTLRSGLAEALSGVPDKWKIIDDIRHSVSAIHDLPPDVQMAARLVYYRGIRLSFMASACFGFVATIAALFTKGKGLHRANNA; from the exons ATGCACTCAACTGCCCGTCAATATGACTCGCTCGAGGGGATGTCAAGAACGGAACCCGACGTTGAGCCCGCCCTCCCACATGAGGAACAACCTCTCCTATCTTCGGAGGATATCTGGAAACCACCAAAAGGCTTTCTCTGGATCCAGATCG CGATTATGTCCAATGTTTTTCTCTCGGGCTTTGACGGCACCATCACTGCTTCAACTTACGCCGTCATCAGCTCGGAATTCAACGCTGCCAACACCGCCTCATGGCTCACCACCTCATACCTAATCACTAGTACTGCTTTCCAACCTCTTTACGGTCGCTTTTCCGATATTTTTGGACGACGCGCCTCCTTCTTTACAGCGACCATCACCTTCATGGTCGGTTGTATTGGCTGCGGCATTGCAAAGGATATCATATTTCTCAATCTCATGAGAGCATTGACTGGAATCGGTGGGGGTGGTCTAATGACTATGG CCACTATTGTCAATTCGGACCTGATCCCCTTCCGTCGTCGTGGCATGTACCAGGCCCTCCAAAATGTCATGCATGGTTTCGGTTCTATCTGTGGCGCATCCTTTGGAGGCTCAATTGTTGACAGCATCGGGTGGCGATGGTGCTTTCTGATGCAAGCTCCGGTCGGACTGCTCGCACTGATTACAGGTCACCTGGTAATTCATCTTCCCAGGAAAACCGACCTCATCGAACCGGGTCAGGGACTCCGGGCGATCTGGCAACGAATCGATCTCTCCGGCGCATGCGTACTCATTCTAGGCCTCTCCAGCCAGCTGGTTGGTTTAAGTCTGGGCGGAAACGACCTGCCCTGGTCTAACATATGGGTGATTTCCTCACTCGTATCAAGTGTGATCCTTTTAGGTGCTTTCGTGGTTATCGAAACAAAGACTTCTGCGATCCCGCTTATCCCCCCGAGAATGCTGCGAGGCCTCCTGCCTATTGCTACCCAAGTCTCAAATGTCTGTGTCGGAATGGCGGCGTATGCA TTTCTCTTTACTCTCCCATTGCTATTCCAGGTCATTCTCTTGGATTCTGCCGCCAAGGCTGGTGCGAGACTGGCGATTCCGTCCCTCGCGACCCCAGTGGGTGGTGTTATTTCCGGCATTGTCATGTCCCGTTGGGGCAAATTGGCCCAACTTGTACGCGTGGGCGCTTTGCTGATGTGCATCGGAAACTTGCTAGTGATGTCACTGCAATTCAACGACGCTGGGTGGAAGTACTTTACATACGTAATTCCAGCAAGCCTCGGCCAGGGCATCGTGTACCCCGGGATTTTGTTCACGTTCCTTGCCGCATTCGACCATTCTG ACCACGCTGTGTCGGCGTCCACGGTGTACTTGGTGCGTTCACTCGGCACCGTTTGGGGCGTGGCGATCACGTCCACTATTGTACAAAATACATTGCGCTCAGGCCTCGCTGAGGCCTTGAGTGGAGTACCAGACAAATGGAAA ATTATCGATGATATCCGACACTCGGTGTCGGCTATACATGACCTACCACCGGATGTCCAAATGGCCGCTAGACTGGTATATTACCGCGGCATCCGGCTGTCCTTTATGGCCTCGGCTTGCTTTGGGTTTGTGGCTACCATCGCTGCACTCTTTACAAAGGGCAAAGGGCTACACCGTGCGAATAATGCGTAA
- a CDS encoding uncharacterized protein (predicted protein), with protein sequence MLLFNTSTPNALDTTGLCLLSLDGGGVRGLSSLYILKHLMTQLSRERPELGQVKPCEIFDLIGGTSTGGLIAIMLGRLEMSVDECIDRYIKLISTVFEKKSRWPAISGRDLTQRS encoded by the exons ATGCTCCTGTTCAACACTA GTACACCCAATGCTCTCGACACAACAGGATTATGTTTACTATCGCTAGATGGTGGCGGTGTGCGAGGGCTTTCAAGCCTCTATATTTTGAAGCATCTCATGACTCAATTGAGCCGTGAAAGACCGGAGCTCGGGCAGGTCAAGCCTTGCGAGATATTCGACCTCATCGGTGGCACGAGTACCGGAGGCCTTATTGCAATCATGCTTGGCCGCCTGGAGATGAGCGTCGACGAGTGTATCGATAGGTACATCAAGTTGATCAGTACAGTTTTCGAGAAGAAATCTCGCTGGCCT GCAATATCAGGTCGCGATTTGACGCAACGAAGCTAG
- a CDS encoding uncharacterized protein (TPR repeat), which translates to MTLVGRRFANANFLTASSTKAPWTVPFRRNPLFVSRSAEIAKLDDILSNDSAFSQVAIEGLGGVGKTQIALEYAHILRERHPDCAIFWIPVTSVESMLEAYSQIAKELQIPNVGIETKNIQNIVQHRLSQESSGRWLLVLDNADDISFWADKTKGTTTSNLPNSKHGSILFTTRSHKTAIRLAGRNIVTVKAMNSALAKNLLGNTLIDRSLLTDERATADLLQKLTYLPLAIVQAAAFINKNQMTLSEYISLHESTEESTIDILSQNFEDEGRYEDGKNSVATTWLISFQQIRASDPLAAEYLSLMACVDSKNVPQKFLSLTQSATKTSDALGTLKAFSFITNHENSQHLDIHRLVHLATRNWLQMQGTLLEWTNKALSHMNMLFPFPREENRHMWRPLLPHARHIIESLAPSTPTRAAIYLLHIFGYGVLQDGRYREARRAFSTVTDFYKTSLGIEHPVTLSTQATLAQIYLRQGEWSKAESLNMQTLDSLKKVVGFESMVTLTSMTAQVSIYCAQERWTEAEKLELQTLKFYERALGTKHPQTLMNKSYLALIYREKGKWNQSRKLNLQILKCHRTALGTEHPLTLISTRNLADDYRYLGLLRKAEALQTQATETSKRILGAEHPDTIRATGSLASIYRERGRLKDAEKLHMQVLENYRKTLGAEHPSTLWAMAPLADTWRRMGRYTEATELLEKCLHLETKVLGADYSV; encoded by the exons ATGACTCTTGTGGGCCGTCGGTTTGCTAATGCTAATTTTCTTACAGCGTCAAGTACTAAAGCGCCCTGGACCGTCCCTTTCCGACGAAATCCGCTCTTTGTCAGTCGCTCAGCGGAAATAGCCAAGCTTGATGACATCCTTAGTAATGACAGTGCCTTCTCCCAGGTTGCGATTGAGGGGCTTGGTGGCGTTGGGAAAACACAAATTGCGCTTGAATATGCGCATATCCTGCGAGAGCGACATCCGGACTGTGCAATATTCTGGATACCAGTCACTAGCGTTGAGAGCATGCTGGAGGCGTATTCGCAAATCGCAAAAGAGCTGCAAATCCCAAATGTTGGGATCGAGACCAAAAACATTCAGAATATAGTCCAACATCGACTGAGTCAAGAAAGCTCCGGCAGATGGTTACTGGTGTTGGACAATGCTGACGACATCTCCTTTTGGGCTGATAAAACTAAGGGTACGACTACTTCTAACCTGCCAAACAGCAAGCATGGATCTATCCTTTTCACAACCAGAAGCCACAAAACAGCAATTAGATTAGCAGGGAGAAATATAGTCACAGTCAAAGCGATGAATAGCGCACTAGCCAAGAACCTGCTGGGAAACACTTTAATCGACCGAAGCCTGCTGACTGACGAACGAGCTACTGCTGATTTACTTCAGAAGCTCACGTACCTGCCGCTCGCAATTGTCCAGGCAGCCGCATTCATCAACAAGAATCAAATGACGCTCTCCGAGTATATATCGCTCCATGAGAGCACTGAGGAGAGTACTATCGACATCCTTAGTCAAAATTTCGAAGACGAAGGTAGATACGAGGACGGAAAGAACTCCGTTGCGACAACATGGCTCATATCCTTCCAACAAATCCGGGCTTCTGACCCGTTAGCAGCGGAGTACTTGTCACTTATGGCCTGCGTTGACTCAAAGAATGTCCCACAGAAATTCCTTTCTCTCACACAGTCGGCAACAAAGACTTCTGATGCTCTTGGGACGCTGAAGGCTTTCTCCTTTATTACAAATCACGAAAATAGCCAGCATCTGGATATCCACCGTCTGGTACACCTGGCGACGCGTAACTGGCTACAAATGCAGGGCACCCTCCTAGAGTGGACCAACAAAGCTCTGAGTCACATGAATATGCTGTTCCCATTCCCCAGAGAGGAAAACCGACACATGTGGAGGCCATTACTACCACATGCTCGGCACATCATAGAGTCACTGGCACCGAGTACCCCAACCAGAGCAGCGATATATCTATTACATATTTTTGGATACGGTGTCCTACAAGATGGAAGATaccgagaagctcgaagaGCCTTTAGCACGGTTACAGATTTCTACAAAACTAGCCTTGGCATAGAACATCCTGTGACACTGTCCACTCAAGCAACCTTAGCACAGATATACCTCAGACAAGGGGAATGGAGCAAAGCTGAGTCTTTGAATATGCAAACACTAGACAgcctgaagaaggttgtCGGCTTCGAGAGTATGGTGACATTGACAAGCATGACTGCACAGGTATCGATATACTGCGCCCAAGAACGGTGGACGGAGGCAGAGAAGTTAGAACTCCAGACCTTGAAATTTTACGAGAGGGCGCTTGGTACAAAGCATCCACAAACTCTGATGAATAAGAGCTATCTAGCACTGATATAtagggagaaaggaaaatggaatcAATCCAGGAAGCTCAATTTGCAGATATTGAAATGTCACAGGACAGCACTTGGGACGGAGCATCCATTAACACTCATCAGCACGCGTAACCTCGCAGATGATTACAGATATCTGGGGCTTCTGAGAAAGGCAGAAGCGCTGCAAACGCAAGCAACAGAGACTTCCAAACGGATTCTTGGAGCAGAGCATCCGGACACAATACGTGCCACAGGTAGTCTGGCctctatatatagagagagggGCCGCCTCAAGGATGCCGAGAAGTTGCACATGCAAGTTTTGGAGAATTATCGAAAGACTCTTGGTGCGGAACACCCTAGTACTTTATGGGCTATGGCCCCTCTAGCTGACACCTGGAGGAGAATGGGTCGATATACTGAGGCGACTGAGCTGCTGGAGAAGTGCTTACACTTGGAAACGAAAGTTTTGGGAGCGGACTACTCTG TTTGA
- a CDS encoding uncharacterized protein (predicted protein) codes for MSYQQQPPYPPQPAYGPPPGNYGPPQGGYPPQQYGGYPPQGPPPGQYAPQPQMGYPQQQPAPQQEKKSHGCLGACLATLCCCFLCEESCECCIDCIECCEMC; via the exons ATGAGTTACCAACAACAGCCCCCTTATCCTCCCCAGCCTGC CTACGGTCCTCCTCCCGGTAACTACGGACCTCCTCAGGGCGGCTACCCTCCCCAGCAGTACGGCGGTTACCCTCCTCAGGGTCCTCCTCCTGGACAATACGCACCTCAACCCCAA ATGGGATACCCGCAGCAACAACCAGCTCCACagcaggagaaaaagagtCACGGCTGTCTTGGTGCCTG CCTGGCCACCCTTTGCTGTTGTTTCCTGTGTGAAGAGAGCTGCGAATGCTGTATCGACTGCATCGAATGCTGCGAAATGTGCTAA
- a CDS encoding uncharacterized protein (predicted protein): MASFVCTTSHETKDIVRLRDYNVPSKDNISATICQAALATSAATTFFDPVYIGKRKFVDGALGSNNPVDEVEGEAADIWCPGTGDLKPLVKCFVSIGTGDPGIAAIEDKALKFLSETLVNIATETGRTEKKFIARWAKHYDEKRYFRFNVEQGLQGVGLEEYREQGKIEAATHRYLDHQAQEFRVRDCVQNLKLKRGSAMSNISRILNVCRDHELK; encoded by the exons ATGGCTAGTTTTGTTTGTACCACATCACACGAGACGAAAGATATTGTACGTCTTCGAGACTACAATGTGCCGTCTAAGGATAACATCTCCGCCACCATCTGCCAGGCTGCACTTGCTACGTCAGCTGCTACAACATTCTTCGATCCTGTTTACATAGGAAAACGAAAGTTTGTCGATGGGGCTCTCGGCTCAAACAACCCTGTGGACgaagtggaaggagaagcggCAGACATATGGTGCCCTGGTACTGGTGATTTAAAGCCGCTCGTGAAATGCTTTGTCTCCATTGGGACAGGAGACCCCGGAATAGCTGCGATTGAGGATAAGGCACTCAAGTTTCTCTCTGAGACATTGGTCAATATTGCGACCGAGACTGGGCGgacggaaaagaaattcaTAGCAAGATGGGCTAAGCACTACGACGAGAAGCGGTACTTCCGTTTCAATGTTGAACAAGGACTGCAGGGAGTCGGTCTGGAAGAATACCGGGAGCAGGGAAAGATAGAAGCAGCAACGCATCGATATCTGGATCATCAGGCTCAGGAGTTTCGGGTGCGAGATTGTGTTCAGAACTTGAAGCTTAAACGGG GTAGCGCGATGTCCAACATCTCAAGGATCCTCAACGTATGTAGAGATCATGAACTTAAATAG
- a CDS encoding uncharacterized protein (predicted protein) — MGAVTYADGIAILQLIIFPFILVASLFIWKRTGWRVGAKIWRYPFMLSLIRLAGSIATLISIDHDSKQVRIAMFVCQLIGIAPLLLAYVGILRLIDLEKKIPHRPLLLVTVMGIVGLILGIVGVSTADTTNGYTPGALPKVAMGLFLAIYVIVMLLTAWLFFTYSFSMRKYQKRLFLAIVLSAPFLLVRLIYAALGDYSSNTTFSMMSLAEDNNTSLTAYLCMAVLEEIISMVIAMAFGVSAVLQADYVKPTREGHLEVKPDNV; from the exons ATGGGGGCCGTGACCTATGCAGATGGAATAGCTATCCTCCAGCTCATCATATTccctttcattcttgtcgcCTCCCTCTTTATCTGGAAGCGGACAGGCTGGAGAGTCGGCGCCAAAATCTGGCGATATCCCTTCATGCTCTCTCTCATTCGACTTGCTGGCAGTATTGCTACATTAATTTCGATCGATCATGATTCGAAGCAGGTCAGGATTGCCATGTTCGTGTGCCAGCTTATTGGTATTGCGCCTCTGCTGCTAGCTTATGTTGGAATTTTGAGATTAAT TGATTTGGAGAAAAAGattcctcatcgtcctctcCTACTGGTAACTGTTATGGGCATTGTCGGTTTAATCCTTGGTATCGTCGGAGTCAGTACTGCCGACACGACAAATGGTTACACTCCAGGCGCGCTCCCCAAAGTAGCCATGGGTCTCTTTCTCGCCATATATGTCATCGTCATGCTCCTTACTGCTTGGCTATTCTTCACATACTCCTTCTCCATGCGGAAGTATCAGAAGAGGTTGTTCCTTGCCATTGTTCTGTCTGCTCCCTTCTTGTTGGTTCGGTTGATCTACGCGGCTCTCGGCGATTACAGCTCTAACACGACTTTTTCAATGATGTCATTGGCCGAGGACAACAATACCAGCCTCACTGCCTACTTGTGCATGGCTGTTCTGGAGGAGATCATCTCTATGGTTATCGCCATGGCCTTCGGTGTATCGGCTGTTCTGCAGGCAGACTATGTGAAGCCTACTCGGGAAGGACACCTGGAGGTGAAGCCTGATAATGTGTGA
- a CDS encoding alpha-L-arabinofuranosidase A (alpha-L-arabinofuranosidase), whose protein sequence is MLRKRFLLPLLAACGAAVEISVASSGGNATSGLQYGIMEEEINYCGDGGLYAELIRNRAFQGGEKYPSNLDAWIPIDGSALSLKNLSQPLSSALPTSVNVKGTAGKAGLTNLGWWGIDVREQTYTGSFYVKGAYNGTFTASLQSNKTGEVYASAVIVSKSARGEWTQHNFTLTPTKAASNTQNTFSITFDASNTVDGSLDFNLISLFPPTYNDRPNGLRRDLMQAMADFGPKFLRFPGGNNLEGDTLDGRWKWNETIGPLKDRPGRATTWSYQETHGLGLVEYMEWCEDLGVEPILAVWGGFALNGDAIPESELGTYVQDALDELEFLTGSVDTEYGALRASLGHPDPWTVKYVEVGNEDNLNDGLDSYKSYRFQAFYDAIKEKYPDITVLASTVEIDFPGDAGGDYHLYDTPDNFVEKFNYFDQYSPDHPILLGEIAAIQLNGREIVWGNSSHFSQYPWWIGSVAEGVFLIGAERNADKVLGTTYAPFMMNLDNYQWSPTFLAFNSNPDETARSTSWYLYDLFSHNSFTHTLPTTSNSSFGPLYYVAGVDNTSNSHIFKAAVYNSTADVPVSLTFDGVKAGTSASLTVLTAADPLGMNEVGAANIVDKKTSTVTAGVNGVFDFSLPNLSVAVLKTE, encoded by the exons ATGCTACGCAAACGTTTTCTTCTGCCCCTCCTGGCAGCTTGCGGTGCAGCGGTTGAGATCTCCGTTGCATCGTCTGGTGGTAATGCCACTAGTGGTCTACAATATGGTATCATGGAAGAG GAAATCAACTACTGTGGTGATGGAGGTCTCTATGCGGAGCTGATTCGCAATCGTGCATTCCAGGGAGGCGAGAAATACCCTTCCAACCTGGATGCTTGGATCCCAATCGACGGATCAGCACTGTCTCTGAAGAACCTCAGTCAACCCCTGTCGTCGGCATTGCCCACATCAGTCAATGTCAAAGGAACAGCAGGAAAGGCCGGTCTTACCAACTTAGGTTGGTGGGGCATCGACGTGAGAGAGCAGACGTATACCGGCTCCTTCTACGTGAAGGGTGCCTACAACGGAACATTCACAGCTTCCCTACAATCCAATAAGACGGGCGAGGTATATGCCAGCGCTGTCATTGTGTCCAAGAGCGCTCGCGGCGAATGGACACAGCATAACTTTACTTTGACCCCCACCAAGGCTGCCTCAAACACCCAGAATACGTTCTCTATTACCTTCGATGCTTCT AACACTGTTGATGGCTCCCTGGACTTCAACCTTATCAGCCTGTTCCCTCCTACATATAATGACCGTCCCAATGGGCTTCGCAGGGATTTGATGCAAGCTATGGCCGACTTCGGACCT AAATTTCTGCGGTTCCCAGGTGGCAACAACCTCGAAGGCGATACCCTTGATGGCAGATGGAAATGGAACGAAACCATTGGACCTCTCAAGGACCGCCCAGGCCGTGCAACAACTTGGTCCTACCAAGAAACCCACGGATTAGGTCTCGTCGAATACATGGAATGGTGTGAAGACCTTGGAGTCGAGCCCA TCCTTGCTGTATGGGGTGGATTCGCTCTGAACGGCGACGCAATTCCCGAATCCGAGCTCGGTACATATGTGCAAGATGCCCTCGACGAGCTGGAATTTCTCACCGGCTCCGTGGACACCGAATACGGTGCCCTCCGCGCGTCCCTCGGCCACCCAGACCCATGGACAGTCAAGTATGTCGAAGTCGGCAACGAAGATAACCTAAACGACGGATTGGATTCATACAAATCCTATCGTTTCCAGGCATTCTACGACGCCATCAAGGAGAAGTACCCAGACATCACCGTCCTAGCATCGACCGTAGAAATCGACTTCCCCGGCGATGCAGGCGGTGACTATCACCTCTACGATACGCCAGACAACTTCGTCGAGAAGTTCAACTACTTCGACCAGTACAGCCCCGACCATCCGATCCTCCTTG GCGAAATCGCCGCGATTCAGCTCAACGGACGCGAAATCGTCTGGGGCAACTCCAGCCATTTCTCACAGTACCCATGGTGGATCGGCAGTGTCGCAGAAGgggtcttcctcatcggcgCCGAAAGAAACGCCGACAAAGTCCTTGGAACAACATAC GCCCCCTTCATGATGAACCTCGACAATTACCAATGGTCCCCTACCTTCCTCGCCTTCAACTCGAACCCAGACGAGACGGCACGCTCGACCAGTTGGTACCTTTACGAT CTCTTCTCCCACAACTCCTTCACACACACCCTCCCCACAACATCAAATTCCAGCTTCGGACCTCTCTACTACGTCGCTGGTGTTGATAACACGAGCAATTCTCACATCTTCAAGGCAGCTGTTTACAACAGCACCGCCGACGTGCCCGTTTCTCTCACCTTCGACGGTGTCAAGGCCGGTACCAGCGCAAGCCTTACTGTGCTCACCGCCGCGGATCCACTGGGTATGAACGAAGTAGGAGCTGCTAATATCGTCGATAAGAAGACCTCCACCGTGACGGCAGGTGTCAACGGCGTGTTTGACTTCAGTCTGCCAAATCTCAGTGTGGCAGTTTTGAAGACGGAGTAG